A portion of the Micromonospora tarapacensis genome contains these proteins:
- a CDS encoding phosphotransferase family protein gives MAGDAGLPDDPPRRRRADRDGRVRGHRLARGPRPPARHTGRGQHRARAAATRAAHPAGPAGRAAHRGPLARLRAALRLDASGTEPVLSRDDTAFLRGRVDELAQRYAAMRFPLGSGLIHNDAHPGNLVSDPSSRHGYRLADWEGACLGPRELDVVLVGAPGSRFGDPDHERLAFTAAYGYDIADWPDYQTLRDIRDLHSLAAYIRTSTHTPAALAELRRRVASLRDDDRTIQWVAV, from the coding sequence GTGGCTGGCGACGCGGGACTTCCCGACGATCCGCCCCGCCGCAGACGAGCCGATCGAGACGGCCGGGTACGTGGTCACCGTCTGGCACGAGGTCCCCGCCCACCCGCACGGCACACCGGTCGCGGTCAACACCGCGCTCGGGCGGCTGCTACGCGAGCTGCACACCCTGCCGGTCCCGCCGGTCGAGCTGCCCACCGCGGACCCCTCGCGCGGCTGCGCGCCGCGCTGCGCCTGGACGCGTCCGGCACCGAACCGGTCTTGAGCCGCGACGACACCGCGTTCTTGCGCGGCCGGGTCGACGAGTTGGCGCAGCGGTACGCCGCGATGCGGTTCCCGCTCGGATCCGGGCTCATCCACAACGACGCCCACCCCGGCAACCTGGTGTCGGACCCGAGCAGCCGACACGGCTACCGGCTGGCCGACTGGGAAGGCGCCTGCCTCGGACCCCGAGAACTGGACGTTGTCCTGGTCGGTGCACCCGGCAGCCGCTTCGGCGACCCCGACCACGAACGGCTCGCCTTCACCGCCGCCTACGGCTACGACATCGCCGACTGGCCCGACTACCAGACCCTGCGCGACATCCGCGACCTGCACTCCCTCGCGGCGTACATCCGCACCAGCACCCACACACCCGCCGCGCTAGCTGAACTTCGCCGTAGAGTCGCCTCGCTGCGCGACGACGACCGCACGATCCAGTGGGTGGCGGTGTGA
- a CDS encoding SAM-dependent methyltransferase, which translates to MTDNPTPTDDQPDVHKLDTNVPQTARIWNHLLGGKDNFAADRAVGDQIITSMPQLAENARLSRAYLVRAVRYLADEAGIRQFLDIGTGLPTAENTHQVAQAAAPESRIVYVDNDPLVLVHARALLTSSPEGVTAYVDADLRDTATILREAAQTLDLSEPVALILMGILGHIEDDEEASTIIDSIMAGLPSGSYLAMYDGSDTSEAVTEAVRIWNLSANPTYHLRSPERIARLFQGLELVEPGVVSVTRWRPDSGPVSLPDEIDQYCAVGRKQ; encoded by the coding sequence ATGACAGACAACCCAACCCCGACCGATGACCAGCCGGACGTGCACAAGCTCGACACCAACGTGCCGCAGACAGCTCGGATCTGGAACCACCTGCTCGGTGGCAAGGACAACTTCGCCGCCGACCGCGCGGTCGGAGACCAGATCATCACGTCGATGCCGCAACTCGCCGAGAACGCGAGGCTCTCCCGCGCGTACCTGGTCCGGGCCGTGCGCTACCTGGCCGACGAGGCCGGGATCCGTCAGTTCCTCGACATCGGCACCGGTCTACCCACCGCCGAGAACACCCACCAGGTCGCCCAGGCGGCGGCCCCGGAGTCGCGCATCGTCTACGTCGACAATGATCCGCTCGTGCTCGTGCACGCCCGTGCCCTTCTCACCAGCAGCCCCGAGGGCGTCACCGCCTATGTCGACGCTGACCTGCGTGACACGGCGACGATCCTGCGGGAGGCGGCACAGACGTTGGATCTCAGCGAGCCGGTCGCGCTCATCCTGATGGGCATCCTCGGGCACATCGAAGACGACGAAGAGGCCAGCACGATCATCGACAGCATCATGGCCGGCCTGCCCTCGGGCAGTTACCTGGCGATGTACGACGGCAGCGACACCAGCGAAGCGGTCACCGAGGCCGTACGGATCTGGAACCTCTCCGCCAACCCGACGTATCACCTGCGCAGTCCCGAACGGATCGCCCGTCTCTTCCAGGGCCTGGAACTGGTCGAGCCCGGCGTGGTGTCGGTGACCCGCTGGCGCCCCGACAGCGGCCCGGTGAGCTTACCCGACGAGATCGACCAATACTGTGCCGTCGGACGCAAGCAATAA
- a CDS encoding prepilin peptidase, with the protein MTTTTSTPRRLGHLGYALAVTPLLRWLIAHHAVPADQPWRTRCEACAAAIWPAVCTPAGQCRTCHTRIGAPPYLVEVLTVAAFGLLLASDVRGWELAAYTWWSLGLLVLAFIDATVLRLPHRLTAAITAGTVVLLAPLGLTGSWRGALIGAGCMAGYYLAVHVASRSGLGLGDVAVAVPIGFGVGWLDWRLIIAVAVLGHSLGAATIVIRRLTNAPRAPLPLGTYLIAASFAVVVTAAAIR; encoded by the coding sequence GTGACCACCACCACGAGCACGCCGCGCCGGCTCGGGCACCTCGGATACGCCCTCGCCGTCACACCGCTGCTGCGCTGGCTGATCGCCCACCACGCGGTACCCGCAGACCAGCCATGGCGAACCCGCTGCGAAGCCTGCGCCGCCGCCATCTGGCCCGCCGTGTGCACACCTGCGGGCCAGTGCCGCACCTGCCACACGCGGATCGGCGCCCCACCGTATCTGGTCGAAGTCCTCACGGTTGCGGCGTTCGGCCTGCTGCTCGCATCCGACGTACGCGGCTGGGAACTGGCCGCCTACACGTGGTGGAGCCTCGGCCTGCTCGTGCTGGCCTTCATCGACGCCACGGTGTTGCGCCTGCCACACCGGCTCACCGCCGCCATCACCGCCGGCACCGTCGTGCTGCTGGCGCCGCTCGGCCTCACCGGCTCGTGGCGGGGCGCACTCATCGGCGCCGGGTGCATGGCCGGCTACTACCTTGCCGTCCATGTCGCCTCCCGGAGTGGCCTCGGCCTGGGAGACGTTGCCGTGGCCGTGCCGATCGGCTTCGGCGTCGGCTGGCTCGACTGGCGGCTGATCATCGCCGTCGCGGTGCTCGGGCACAGCCTCGGCGCCGCCACCATCGTCATCCGCCGGCTCACCAACGCGCCGAGGGCGCCCCTGCCACTGGGCACCTACCTGATCGCCGCGTCGTTCGCGGTTGTCGTCACCGCAGCCGCCATTCGCTGA
- a CDS encoding LysM peptidoglycan-binding domain-containing protein yields MTLGTLFGGAAAAAGPASAQARPPAVQVVTANPPPVLAQQGPATIHVGANSYRYVVERHDTLSKISKQWLGDANRWPEICELNWHRHFKVGGTMRDCNLIYPGWDLRLPADAKPPADATPHPPHPRQPPTRNQTPARPSSRPPHRQPAARRHPRTRTAWSNPVGHAVRFGHDRRAGCPASSHDVHSAGHAEPVRHRVIDHDRPHHNAEPDQHRESGGRRRQRQSGRQRGRGPPARRQLRPVDPGRRDRRRHRHGVAATPPPLHPRRAGRRRRFAGAAPARDGVAPPGHPQPRPAHAQRPGRTRRRRARPPLLPPGGVGLVGDGAHAAARAALISSLASGGPREPDRRGEVVIDGTTLTTLIGADAAALGPWPRLHVADDIDHALSILDSRLLHRARVLDEHSLTDLDALRESAPDEEALPPVLLICETPLAGARMRARVSFGLGNGLDVSALLLGEWPHGSTITVTADGHTSVVDGPAVEAIGERVAVLDTAEAVAILTTLREAHTGEPPNPVLRARAAPRPPAPASDPAPMPPATSDPTTHDPTTSADADAAEPSDHSLDAPPPAVGGTPRVKASLRVLGAPIVEDLVLPGRDLRGRAAELAVFLACHPDGADTETIAEHLVPDVRRRQAKQLVHTNASNLRHVLGRAGGPITAGYVLKRGASARYRLDPTTVRVDLWQLRDLLSRAQIASAPARAELLRDACALYTAPLADGCDYEWVEPHREKARQWGTEAHLLLADDLIESDPQAASDLLDKAIDLDHYNEELYRKAMHTRHALHDADGIRTLLRALTKALADLDAEPAETTVELAAKLRTSLEQQ; encoded by the coding sequence TTGACCCTGGGCACCCTGTTCGGTGGAGCCGCCGCTGCCGCCGGTCCCGCCTCCGCGCAAGCCCGGCCACCAGCCGTCCAGGTCGTCACGGCCAACCCGCCACCGGTGCTGGCGCAGCAAGGCCCCGCCACCATCCACGTCGGCGCCAACAGCTACCGCTACGTCGTCGAACGCCACGACACCCTGTCCAAAATCTCGAAGCAGTGGCTCGGCGACGCCAACCGGTGGCCAGAGATCTGTGAACTGAACTGGCACCGCCACTTCAAGGTCGGCGGCACGATGCGCGACTGCAACCTCATCTACCCCGGCTGGGACCTGCGGCTACCCGCCGACGCGAAACCCCCCGCCGACGCGACCCCGCACCCACCTCACCCCCGCCAACCGCCGACCCGGAACCAGACGCCGGCCCGACCGAGCAGCCGACCCCCGCACCGTCAACCAGCAGCACGGCGCCACCCGAGGACCCGGACGGCGTGGTCGAACCCCGTCGGCCACGCCGTCCGCTTCGGCCACGACCGCCGCGCCGGGTGCCCTGCCAGCAGCCACGACGTCCACAGCGCCGGGCACGCCGAGCCCGTCCGCCACCGCGTCATCGACCACGACCGGCCCCACCACAACGCAGAGCCCGACCAGCACCGCGAATCCGGCGGACGACGACGGCAGCGACAGTCCGGCCGCCAACGAGGACGGGGTCCACCTGCCCGGCGGCAGCTTCGTCCCGTGGACCCTGGCCGCCGCGATCGTCGCCGCCACCGCCATGGTGTGGCTGCAACGCCGCCGCCGCTTCATCCCCGGAGAGCTGGGCGAAGACGACGGTTCGCCGGAGCTGCCCCCGCCCGTGACGGAGTTGCACCGCCAGGTCACCCGCAACCCCGACCTGCCCACGCCCAGCGACCTGGCCGAACGCGCCGCCGCCGTGCCCGCCCTCCCCTGCTGCCGCCCGGCGGGGTCGGGCTCGTCGGTGACGGCGCGCACGCCGCCGCCCGCGCCGCACTCATCTCCAGCCTCGCCTCCGGCGGACCCCGCGAGCCAGACCGGCGCGGCGAAGTCGTCATCGACGGCACCACCCTGACCACCCTGATCGGCGCCGACGCCGCCGCCCTCGGCCCCTGGCCCCGCCTGCATGTGGCCGACGACATCGACCACGCCCTGTCGATCCTGGACTCCCGGCTGCTGCACCGCGCCCGCGTCCTGGACGAGCATAGCCTCACCGACCTGGACGCCCTACGCGAAAGCGCCCCCGACGAGGAAGCGCTGCCGCCGGTACTGCTCATCTGCGAAACACCGCTAGCCGGCGCGAGGATGCGCGCCCGGGTCAGCTTCGGCCTCGGCAACGGCCTGGACGTATCCGCGCTGCTGCTCGGCGAATGGCCACACGGCTCCACCATCACCGTCACCGCCGACGGGCACACCAGCGTCGTCGACGGGCCAGCGGTGGAGGCGATCGGCGAACGCGTCGCCGTGCTCGACACCGCCGAGGCCGTGGCGATCCTGACCACCCTGCGCGAGGCCCACACCGGCGAACCACCGAACCCGGTCCTTCGGGCACGCGCCGCACCGCGGCCACCGGCACCAGCCAGCGACCCAGCCCCGATGCCACCTGCCACGAGCGACCCCACCACCCACGACCCCACCACGAGCGCCGACGCCGACGCCGCTGAGCCGTCGGACCACAGCCTCGACGCGCCGCCCCCTGCGGTGGGCGGCACGCCGCGCGTCAAGGCTTCCCTCCGGGTGCTGGGCGCACCCATCGTCGAAGACCTCGTCCTGCCCGGACGGGACCTACGCGGCCGGGCCGCCGAGTTGGCCGTCTTCCTCGCCTGCCACCCCGACGGCGCCGACACCGAAACCATCGCCGAGCACCTGGTGCCCGACGTCCGGCGCCGCCAAGCCAAACAACTGGTCCACACCAACGCCTCGAACCTGCGCCACGTCCTCGGCCGCGCCGGCGGACCCATCACCGCCGGATACGTGCTCAAACGCGGCGCCTCCGCCCGGTACCGGCTCGACCCCACCACCGTGCGGGTCGACCTGTGGCAGCTACGAGACCTGCTCAGCCGCGCCCAGATCGCCTCCGCACCCGCCCGCGCCGAGCTGCTGCGCGACGCATGCGCCCTCTACACCGCCCCCCTCGCCGACGGCTGCGACTACGAATGGGTCGAACCGCACCGCGAGAAAGCCCGCCAGTGGGGCACCGAAGCCCACCTCCTGCTCGCCGACGACCTGATCGAATCCGACCCGCAAGCCGCGTCTGACCTCCTCGACAAGGCCATCGACCTGGACCACTACAACGAGGAGCTGTACCGCAAAGCCATGCACACCCGCCACGCCCTGCACGATGCCGACGGCATCCGCACCCTGCTACGCGCCCTGACCAAAGCCCTCGCCGACCTCGACGCCGAACCCGCCGAGACCACCGTCGAACTGGCCGCCAAGCTCCGCACCAGCCTGGAACAGCAGTGA
- a CDS encoding pilus assembly protein TadG-related protein, which translates to MSGYTVITSLAGLAFAGLVLDAGLAIATKVDAVSIAQSSARAGASELDVAYLRATGVIRLDPIKAQDTAQQWVNTSGLTGTVTVAGNTVTVSVSTARDTQLLQMIGITSIPIAAHATATAVQP; encoded by the coding sequence GTGTCCGGCTACACCGTCATCACCAGCCTCGCCGGGCTGGCGTTCGCCGGGCTCGTCCTCGACGCCGGCCTCGCCATCGCCACGAAGGTCGACGCGGTGTCGATCGCGCAGTCATCGGCCCGCGCCGGGGCCAGCGAACTCGACGTGGCCTACCTGCGCGCCACCGGCGTGATTCGCCTCGACCCGATCAAAGCCCAGGACACCGCCCAGCAGTGGGTGAACACCTCCGGGCTGACCGGCACCGTCACCGTGGCCGGGAACACCGTCACCGTCAGCGTCAGCACCGCGCGGGACACCCAACTGCTGCAAATGATCGGCATCACCTCCATCCCGATCGCGGCCCACGCGACCGCCACCGCCGTGCAGCCGTAG
- a CDS encoding TadE family protein yields MARTGKHGDQGSATVEVTLAMPLLGLLLLLIVQFAFWAHATHVAQAAANQGLQTARAYGSTEGAGVEDTNAILDQTAGSILANRSVTVNNTATTSTVTVTGKAAAVVPGLSLPITVSVTAPREIVPGMP; encoded by the coding sequence ATGGCCAGGACCGGCAAGCACGGCGACCAGGGCTCGGCCACCGTCGAGGTGACCCTGGCGATGCCGCTGCTCGGTCTGCTGCTGCTACTCATCGTGCAGTTCGCGTTCTGGGCACACGCCACCCACGTCGCGCAGGCCGCCGCGAACCAGGGCCTGCAGACCGCCCGTGCGTATGGCTCCACCGAGGGCGCGGGCGTCGAGGACACCAACGCCATCCTCGACCAGACGGCCGGGTCGATCCTCGCCAACCGCAGCGTGACAGTGAACAACACCGCGACCACCTCGACGGTGACGGTGACCGGCAAGGCCGCCGCCGTGGTGCCGGGCCTGTCGCTGCCCATCACGGTGAGCGTGACCGCCCCGCGCGAGATTGTTCCGGGCATGCCATGA
- a CDS encoding type II secretion system F family protein: MTGPLILGAGFGAGFALLVGWLLPARLTLAQAFAALHPPAPTVTPMPLLLPPEPGGWIAGLGRPAIPLLARAGLPRTATIGDLAICGRDPARHLAEQAAMALCGFLAIPALAGILYLGGITIGWQTPLWAALVGAVLGLFVPDLALASEAAKRRKELRDATANMLDMVVISLAGGAGVDQALRDATDEPADWAQRALRQAVEAAHLTRRRPWETIGALGDSTGVSTLSELAAALSLAGSEGARIKATLSARSAALSAHQLAEAESAATSATERMVLPVVGLLGGFLIFIGYPAFATVLEAL, encoded by the coding sequence ATGACCGGGCCGCTGATTCTCGGCGCCGGGTTCGGAGCCGGCTTCGCGCTGCTGGTCGGCTGGCTGCTGCCGGCACGGCTGACGCTGGCGCAGGCGTTCGCCGCACTGCACCCACCCGCCCCGACCGTCACCCCGATGCCACTGCTGCTGCCGCCCGAGCCGGGCGGCTGGATCGCCGGGCTCGGCAGGCCGGCGATCCCGCTGCTGGCCCGAGCCGGGCTGCCCCGCACGGCGACCATCGGCGACCTGGCCATCTGCGGACGCGACCCCGCCCGCCACCTCGCCGAACAGGCCGCCATGGCGCTCTGCGGCTTCCTCGCCATACCAGCGCTGGCGGGGATCCTCTACCTCGGTGGGATCACGATCGGCTGGCAGACCCCGCTGTGGGCTGCCCTGGTCGGCGCCGTGCTCGGCCTGTTCGTCCCCGACCTGGCCCTTGCTTCGGAGGCGGCCAAACGGCGCAAGGAGCTGCGCGACGCGACCGCCAACATGCTCGACATGGTCGTCATCTCCCTGGCCGGCGGCGCCGGGGTCGACCAGGCCCTGCGCGACGCGACCGACGAGCCCGCCGACTGGGCGCAACGCGCCCTGCGGCAGGCCGTCGAAGCCGCGCACCTGACCCGCCGCCGCCCGTGGGAGACCATCGGCGCGCTCGGCGACAGCACCGGTGTGTCGACGCTGTCCGAGCTGGCCGCCGCGCTGTCGCTGGCAGGCAGCGAAGGCGCCCGCATCAAGGCGACCCTGTCCGCCCGCTCGGCCGCGCTGTCCGCCCATCAGCTCGCCGAGGCCGAGTCCGCCGCCACATCCGCCACCGAACGCATGGTGCTGCCGGTCGTCGGACTGCTCGGCGGGTTCCTCATCTTCATTGGATATCCGGCGTTCGCCACGGTCCTGGAAGCCCTGTAG
- a CDS encoding type II secretion system F family protein has protein sequence MVAVVALLGAGFALSVFGVIAGLRKQVVQPSGLRRPVLTREILTRAAIAVLIGAAVGLWTRWPVGALLAGIVAYALPAALGSNKHQKEALARTEAVAAWAEMLRDNLSAAAGLEQTILVTAPFAPPAIYDEVADLAAALRLGTRLPVALAELRERMDDPTGRLVVRALLQASQRQSRQLAELLSEMARRARERANLRLRIAPGHARIRTNARIIVTFTLAMAAGLTLFNRQFLAPYDDLIGQFVLIIVGLIFAAGFVGIARLSRVGVDTPRRPS, from the coding sequence ATGGTTGCTGTGGTCGCGCTGCTCGGCGCCGGGTTCGCCCTCAGCGTGTTCGGTGTCATCGCCGGTCTACGCAAGCAGGTCGTGCAGCCCAGCGGGCTGCGCCGCCCGGTGCTGACCCGGGAGATCCTGACCCGGGCCGCTATCGCGGTGCTCATCGGCGCGGCCGTCGGGTTGTGGACCCGCTGGCCGGTCGGTGCGCTGCTGGCCGGCATCGTCGCCTACGCCCTGCCTGCCGCGCTGGGCTCGAACAAGCACCAGAAGGAAGCCCTCGCCCGTACGGAGGCGGTCGCGGCGTGGGCGGAGATGCTGCGCGACAACCTGTCCGCCGCGGCGGGGCTTGAGCAGACCATCCTCGTCACCGCCCCGTTCGCCCCGCCGGCCATCTACGACGAGGTCGCCGACCTGGCCGCCGCGCTGCGGTTGGGCACCCGCCTGCCGGTGGCCCTCGCCGAGTTGCGGGAGCGGATGGACGACCCGACCGGACGCCTCGTCGTGCGGGCGCTGTTGCAGGCCAGCCAACGCCAGTCGAGGCAGTTGGCCGAGTTGCTGTCGGAGATGGCCCGCCGGGCGCGGGAGCGGGCCAATCTGCGGCTGCGCATCGCCCCCGGTCATGCGCGGATCCGCACGAACGCCCGCATCATCGTCACCTTCACCCTGGCCATGGCCGCCGGGCTGACGTTGTTCAACCGCCAGTTCCTCGCCCCATACGACGACCTGATCGGGCAGTTTGTCCTCATCATCGTCGGGCTGATCTTCGCCGCCGGGTTCGTGGGGATCGCCCGGCTGTCCCGCGTGGGCGTCGATACCCCGAGGAGGCCGTCATGA